A single Argentina anserina chromosome 7, drPotAnse1.1, whole genome shotgun sequence DNA region contains:
- the LOC126803035 gene encoding glycine--tRNA ligase, chloroplastic/mitochondrial 2 isoform X1, translating to MGILALPLVISALKPHSSRLFLLHPAPTSRLLRRRFSTTPVSALTASTSSLPHHSDPIPAEPGSKASALTFQQAIQRLQEYWASVGCAIMQCSNTEVGAGTMNPLTFLRVLGPEPWNVAYAEPSIRPDDSRYGENPNRLQRHTQFQVILKPDPGNSQDLFIRSLSALGIDVRSHDIRFVEDNWESPVLGAWGLGWEIWMDGMEITQFTYFQQAGSLQLSPVSVEITYGLERILMLLQGVDHFKKIQYADGITYGELFLENEKEMSAYYLEHAGVHHIKKQFDLSEEEARSLLASGLAIPAYDQLLKTSHAFNILDSRGFVGVTERARYFGRMRSLARQCAQLWLKTRESLGYPLGVVSETDNLICPKELVEAAVKKVHDTSRSFVLEIGIEEMPPQDVVDASQQLKDLIVQLLAKQRLGHGEVQAFSTPRRLVVSVGNLCTKQLENDVEVRGPPVSKSFDDQGNPTKAAEGFCRRYSVPLNSLYRKTDGKTKYIYARVVESARLALEVLSEDLPNAIARISFPKSMRWNSQVMFTRPIRWILAMHGDVVVPFTFAQILSGNLSYGLRNTPSATVTVETAESYAGVMRNAGINIEMEERKKKVIECSNTLARSVNGQAFIPDGLLNEVVNLVEAPVPVLGEFKRSFLELPSDLLTMVMQKHQKYFSVRNENGGLLPYFIAVANGAIDERVVRKGNEAVLRARYEDAKFFYEMDTRKSFSEFRSQLKGILFHEKLGTMLEKVQRLENMVGKLTLVLGMDDNTIKIVQHAASLAMSDLATAVVTEFTSLSGVMARHYALRDGNSEQVAEALFEIMLPRFSGDMLPKTDAGIVLSVADRLDSLVGLFAAGCQPSSTNDPFGLRRISYGLVQVLVEKDKYLDLQQALELAADVQPLKVDATTVKDAHQFITRRLEQYLVDKGISSEVVRSVLAERANRPYLAARTACKMEALLKGELFPKVLEAYSRPTRIVRGKDVDPHIEVDEAAFETDEERDLWISFLSVTNKICDGIEVDEFVNISAQLVQPLDDFFNHVFVMVEDERIRKNRLALLKRVADLPRGVADLSILPGF from the exons ATGGGAATCCTCGCTCTCCCGCTAGTCATCTCCGCCCTCAAGCCCCACTCTTCCcgcctcttcctcctccaccccgCCCCCACTTCTcgcctcctccgccgccgcttCTCCACCACCCCCGTCTCCGCACTCACCGCCTCCACCTCTTCTCTCCCTCACCACTCCGACCCGATCCCCGCCGAGCCCGGCAGCAAAGCCTCCGCCCTCACTTTCCAACAGGCCATTCAGCGCCTCCAG GAATATTGGGCTTCGGTTGGATGCGCTATAATGCAATGCAGCAACACTGAG GTTGGAGCTGGGACTATGAATCCATTGACTTTCCTAAGGGTGCTTGGTCCTGAACCGTGGAACGTAGC GTACGCAGAGCCTAGTATCCGGCCTGATGACAGTCGTTACGGGGAAAACCCGAATAGGCTCCAGAGACACACTCAATTTCAG GTTATATTGAAGCCTGATCCTGGAAACTCGCAAGACCTTTTTATCCGCAGCTTATCAGCTTTAG GTATTGATGTCCGTTCTCATGATATACGATTTGTGGAGGACAACTGGGAGAGTCCG GTGCTTGGAGCCTGGGGTTTGGGTTGGGAAATCTGGATGGATGGGATGGAGATCACACAATTTACCTACTTTCAGCAG gCTGGAAGTCTTCAATTGTCACCAGTATCTGTTGAAATCACTTATGGTCTTGAGCGAATCCTCATGTTGCTTCAG GGAGTTGATCATTTTAAGAAAATTCAATATGCTGATGGAATTACATACGGGGAGCTATTTTTGGAGAATGA GAAGGAAATGAGTGCATACTATCTAGAGCATGCTGGTGTGCATCACATTAAAAAACAGTTTGATCTTTCTGAGGAGGAAGCTCGTTCCTTGCTTGCTTCAGGCCTAGCAATACCTGC GTATGATCAACTTCTGAAAACATCACATGCTTTCAATATATTAGACTCTAGAGGCTTTGTTGGGGTAACAGAGCGTGCTCGTTACTTTGGTCGAATGCGTAG TTTAGCTCGTCAGTGTGCGCAACTTTGGTTAAAGACGAGGGAATCCCTTGGTTATCCATTGGGTGTTGTTTCTGAAACTGATAATCTTATATGTCCCAAAGAGCTTGTGGAAGCAGCAGTCAAGAAG GTGCATGATACTTCAAGGTCATTTGTTTTAGAGATTGGAATTGAAGAGATGCCACCTCAAGACGTAGTTGATGCAAGCCAGCAA CTGAAAGATCTAATAGTGCAGTTACTAGCAAAGCAAAGGCTGGGCCATGGTGAAGTGCAAGCTTTCAGCACACCTCGCAGACTTGTG GTATCTGTTGGGAATCTCTGCACTAAACAACTGGAGAATGACGTTGAGGTTCGAGGGCCTCCTGTTTCAAAATCTTTTGATGATCAAGGAAATCCTACAAAG GCTGCCGAGGGATTCTGCCGGAGGTACTCTGTACCATTGAACTCATTATATCGAAAGACTGATG ggaaaacaaaatatatttatgcTCGTGTAGTAGAGTCTGCTCGACTTGCTTTGGAG gtTTTGTCTGAGGATTTGCCCAATGCAATTGCTAGAATATCATTTCCAAAATCAATGCGTTGGAACTCTCAG GTTATGTTTACCAGACCTATTCGTTGGATTTTAGCAATGCATGGAGATGTAGTTGTGCCCTTTACTTTTGCTCAAATTTTGAG TGGTAACCTGTCTTATGGTCTTCGTAACACTCCTTCCGCTACTGTCACG GTTGAAACTGCGGAATCGTATGCTGGTGTAATGAGGAATGCAGGGATCAATATTGAAATGGAG GAACGTAAGAAAAAAGTAATAGAATGTTCAAATACATTAGCCAGAAGTGTAAATGGGCAAGCATTTATTCCAGATGGCTTGCTTAATGAG gttgtaaatcttGTTGAGGCTCCTGTTCCAGTCCTTGGGGAGTTTAAAAGGTCCTTCTTAGAGCTTCCTAGCGATCTTCTGACGATG GTTATGCAGAAGCATCAGAAGTACTTTTCTGTGAGAAATGAGAATGGAGGGCTGTTGCCTTACTTCATTGCT GTGGCAAATGGAGCAATTGACGAGAGAGTGGTTAGAAAAGGAAATGAAGCTGTATTGAG AGCTCGCTATGAAGATGCTAAATTTTTCTATGAGATGGATACACGGAAAAGTTTTTCGGAATTTAGAAGTCAACTGAAGGGGATTCTTTTCCAT GAGAAGTTGGGGACAATGCTGGAGAAGGTGCAGCGTCTTGAGAATATGGTTGGCAAACTGACTTTAGTCCTTGGAATGGATGACAATACAATTAAAATTGTCCAGCATGCTGCATCCCTTGCTATGTCGGATCTAGCTACAGCAGTTGTCACAGAATTCACTTCTCTTTCAGGAGTAATGGCTCGCCACTATGCTCTTAGAGATGGCAATTCAGAGCAG GTTGCAGAGGCTTTGTTTGAGATTATGCTTCCTAGATTTTCTGGAGATATGCTTCCTAAAACTGATGCAGGCATAGTTCTGTCAGTAGCTGACAG atTAGATAGCCTTGTCGGATTATTTGCTGCTGGTTGTCAGCCCAGTTCTACTAATGACCCATTTGGCCTGCGACGAATATCTTATGGTCTT GTCCAGGTGTTGGTGGAAAAAGATAAGTATCTGGATTTACAACAAGCTTTGGAACTTGCAGCAGATGTGCAACCCTTGAAAGTAGACGCCACTACTGTAAAAGAT GCACATCAATTCATTACTCGGAGACTAGAACAATATCTG GTTGATAAGGGAATAAGTTCAGAAGTGGTACGATCTGTCCTTGCTGAGCGTGCAAACCGACCTTATCTTGCAGCAAGGACTGCTTGTAAA ATGGAAGCCTTGTTGAAAGGCGAGCTTTTTCCGAAGGTTCTTGAAGCATATTCTCGTCCTACAAGAATTGTCCGTGGAAAGGATGTGGACCCTCATATTGAG gTGGATGAGGCAGCCTTTGAGACAGATGAAGAGAGAGATCTATGGATTTCATTTTTATCGGTTACAAACAAAATATGCGATG gaattgaggttgatgaGTTTGTCAACATATCAGCACAGCTAGTACAACCGCTTGATGATTTCTTTAATCATGTTTTTGTAATGGTG GAAGATGAAAGAATTCGAAAGAACAGGCTTGCTTTGCTGAAAAGAGTTGCTGACCTTCCAAGAGGAGTAGCTGACCTATCAATTTTGCCCGGATTTTGA
- the LOC126803578 gene encoding LOW QUALITY PROTEIN: uncharacterized protein LOC126803578 (The sequence of the model RefSeq protein was modified relative to this genomic sequence to represent the inferred CDS: inserted 2 bases in 1 codon) has protein sequence MGFKRFVFLNSFETSIISDRNGRREEDVAAELEAVQAVYGDDCHVLDSYPPRLRLRLRLRLHIKPRTADVASQQFVEAVIEIRAGPQYPEEPPHIYVVDSXRQKHLTNYIRDKALELSSCLMLVAVCEEAVEMLSAMNHPDGDCPLCLCPLVPEEEEEGKVLPFMKLMSCFHCFHSECIIRWWSCIQTEAKINASSSAQMCSVRETRDHKDTGGAVEESMGNCPVFRKGFHAQDLEHVLHLVGNKFSQVSLDETEDDDTHDSAKFLQSDTEKARRENFEAIFKL, from the exons ATGGGGTTTAAAcgttttgtttttctcaacTCTTTTG aaaccTCGATAATCTCTGATCGTAATGGCCGCCGAGAAGAGGACGTGGCCGCAGAACTCGAAGCCGTCCAGGCTGTCTACGGCGACGACTGCCACGTTCTCGATTCCTACCCTCCCCGCCTCCGCCTCCGCCTCCGCCTCCGCCTCCACATCAAACCCCGCACCGCCGACGTCGCCTCCCAGCAG TTCGTCGAAGCTGTAATTGAAATCCGAGCAGGTCCTCAG TATCCGGAAGAACCGCCGCATATTTATGTTGTGGATTC AAGGCAGAAGCATCTAACGAATTATATAAGAGACAAAGCTCTCGAGCTTTCGTCTTGTTTGATGCTTGTGGCTGTTTGTGAG GAAGCAGTGGAGATGCTGTCGGCTATGAATCATCCGGACGGCGATTGTCCACTGTGTTTGTGTCCTTTGGTgccggaggaggaagaggagggtAAAGTCTTGCCGTTTATGAAGTTGATGTCTTGTTTCCATTGCTTTCACAG TGAGTGCATTATTAGGTGGTGGAGTTGCATCCAAACAGAGGCAAAAATCAATGCTTCATCAAGTGCACAAATGTGTTCTGTCAGAGAGACCAGAGATCACAAAG ATACAGGGGGAGCTGTGGAAGAGAGTATGGGTAACTGTCCAGTTTTCCGCAAAGGCTTTCATGCACAGGACTTAGAACATGTGCTTCATTTGGTTGGCAACAAATTCTCTCAAGTT AGCTTGGATGAAACTGAAGACGATGACACTCATGACAGTGCAAAATTTCTTCAGTCTGATACAGAGAAGGCTCGAAGAGAGAACTTTGAGGCCATATTTAAGTTGTAG
- the LOC126803035 gene encoding glycine--tRNA ligase, chloroplastic/mitochondrial 2 isoform X2, producing the protein MRISIDVRSHDIRFVEDNWESPVLGAWGLGWEIWMDGMEITQFTYFQQAGSLQLSPVSVEITYGLERILMLLQGVDHFKKIQYADGITYGELFLENEKEMSAYYLEHAGVHHIKKQFDLSEEEARSLLASGLAIPAYDQLLKTSHAFNILDSRGFVGVTERARYFGRMRSLARQCAQLWLKTRESLGYPLGVVSETDNLICPKELVEAAVKKVHDTSRSFVLEIGIEEMPPQDVVDASQQLKDLIVQLLAKQRLGHGEVQAFSTPRRLVVSVGNLCTKQLENDVEVRGPPVSKSFDDQGNPTKAAEGFCRRYSVPLNSLYRKTDGKTKYIYARVVESARLALEVLSEDLPNAIARISFPKSMRWNSQVMFTRPIRWILAMHGDVVVPFTFAQILSGNLSYGLRNTPSATVTVETAESYAGVMRNAGINIEMEERKKKVIECSNTLARSVNGQAFIPDGLLNEVVNLVEAPVPVLGEFKRSFLELPSDLLTMVMQKHQKYFSVRNENGGLLPYFIAVANGAIDERVVRKGNEAVLRARYEDAKFFYEMDTRKSFSEFRSQLKGILFHEKLGTMLEKVQRLENMVGKLTLVLGMDDNTIKIVQHAASLAMSDLATAVVTEFTSLSGVMARHYALRDGNSEQVAEALFEIMLPRFSGDMLPKTDAGIVLSVADRLDSLVGLFAAGCQPSSTNDPFGLRRISYGLVQVLVEKDKYLDLQQALELAADVQPLKVDATTVKDAHQFITRRLEQYLVDKGISSEVVRSVLAERANRPYLAARTACKMEALLKGELFPKVLEAYSRPTRIVRGKDVDPHIEVDEAAFETDEERDLWISFLSVTNKICDGIEVDEFVNISAQLVQPLDDFFNHVFVMVEDERIRKNRLALLKRVADLPRGVADLSILPGF; encoded by the exons ATGAGGATTA GTATTGATGTCCGTTCTCATGATATACGATTTGTGGAGGACAACTGGGAGAGTCCG GTGCTTGGAGCCTGGGGTTTGGGTTGGGAAATCTGGATGGATGGGATGGAGATCACACAATTTACCTACTTTCAGCAG gCTGGAAGTCTTCAATTGTCACCAGTATCTGTTGAAATCACTTATGGTCTTGAGCGAATCCTCATGTTGCTTCAG GGAGTTGATCATTTTAAGAAAATTCAATATGCTGATGGAATTACATACGGGGAGCTATTTTTGGAGAATGA GAAGGAAATGAGTGCATACTATCTAGAGCATGCTGGTGTGCATCACATTAAAAAACAGTTTGATCTTTCTGAGGAGGAAGCTCGTTCCTTGCTTGCTTCAGGCCTAGCAATACCTGC GTATGATCAACTTCTGAAAACATCACATGCTTTCAATATATTAGACTCTAGAGGCTTTGTTGGGGTAACAGAGCGTGCTCGTTACTTTGGTCGAATGCGTAG TTTAGCTCGTCAGTGTGCGCAACTTTGGTTAAAGACGAGGGAATCCCTTGGTTATCCATTGGGTGTTGTTTCTGAAACTGATAATCTTATATGTCCCAAAGAGCTTGTGGAAGCAGCAGTCAAGAAG GTGCATGATACTTCAAGGTCATTTGTTTTAGAGATTGGAATTGAAGAGATGCCACCTCAAGACGTAGTTGATGCAAGCCAGCAA CTGAAAGATCTAATAGTGCAGTTACTAGCAAAGCAAAGGCTGGGCCATGGTGAAGTGCAAGCTTTCAGCACACCTCGCAGACTTGTG GTATCTGTTGGGAATCTCTGCACTAAACAACTGGAGAATGACGTTGAGGTTCGAGGGCCTCCTGTTTCAAAATCTTTTGATGATCAAGGAAATCCTACAAAG GCTGCCGAGGGATTCTGCCGGAGGTACTCTGTACCATTGAACTCATTATATCGAAAGACTGATG ggaaaacaaaatatatttatgcTCGTGTAGTAGAGTCTGCTCGACTTGCTTTGGAG gtTTTGTCTGAGGATTTGCCCAATGCAATTGCTAGAATATCATTTCCAAAATCAATGCGTTGGAACTCTCAG GTTATGTTTACCAGACCTATTCGTTGGATTTTAGCAATGCATGGAGATGTAGTTGTGCCCTTTACTTTTGCTCAAATTTTGAG TGGTAACCTGTCTTATGGTCTTCGTAACACTCCTTCCGCTACTGTCACG GTTGAAACTGCGGAATCGTATGCTGGTGTAATGAGGAATGCAGGGATCAATATTGAAATGGAG GAACGTAAGAAAAAAGTAATAGAATGTTCAAATACATTAGCCAGAAGTGTAAATGGGCAAGCATTTATTCCAGATGGCTTGCTTAATGAG gttgtaaatcttGTTGAGGCTCCTGTTCCAGTCCTTGGGGAGTTTAAAAGGTCCTTCTTAGAGCTTCCTAGCGATCTTCTGACGATG GTTATGCAGAAGCATCAGAAGTACTTTTCTGTGAGAAATGAGAATGGAGGGCTGTTGCCTTACTTCATTGCT GTGGCAAATGGAGCAATTGACGAGAGAGTGGTTAGAAAAGGAAATGAAGCTGTATTGAG AGCTCGCTATGAAGATGCTAAATTTTTCTATGAGATGGATACACGGAAAAGTTTTTCGGAATTTAGAAGTCAACTGAAGGGGATTCTTTTCCAT GAGAAGTTGGGGACAATGCTGGAGAAGGTGCAGCGTCTTGAGAATATGGTTGGCAAACTGACTTTAGTCCTTGGAATGGATGACAATACAATTAAAATTGTCCAGCATGCTGCATCCCTTGCTATGTCGGATCTAGCTACAGCAGTTGTCACAGAATTCACTTCTCTTTCAGGAGTAATGGCTCGCCACTATGCTCTTAGAGATGGCAATTCAGAGCAG GTTGCAGAGGCTTTGTTTGAGATTATGCTTCCTAGATTTTCTGGAGATATGCTTCCTAAAACTGATGCAGGCATAGTTCTGTCAGTAGCTGACAG atTAGATAGCCTTGTCGGATTATTTGCTGCTGGTTGTCAGCCCAGTTCTACTAATGACCCATTTGGCCTGCGACGAATATCTTATGGTCTT GTCCAGGTGTTGGTGGAAAAAGATAAGTATCTGGATTTACAACAAGCTTTGGAACTTGCAGCAGATGTGCAACCCTTGAAAGTAGACGCCACTACTGTAAAAGAT GCACATCAATTCATTACTCGGAGACTAGAACAATATCTG GTTGATAAGGGAATAAGTTCAGAAGTGGTACGATCTGTCCTTGCTGAGCGTGCAAACCGACCTTATCTTGCAGCAAGGACTGCTTGTAAA ATGGAAGCCTTGTTGAAAGGCGAGCTTTTTCCGAAGGTTCTTGAAGCATATTCTCGTCCTACAAGAATTGTCCGTGGAAAGGATGTGGACCCTCATATTGAG gTGGATGAGGCAGCCTTTGAGACAGATGAAGAGAGAGATCTATGGATTTCATTTTTATCGGTTACAAACAAAATATGCGATG gaattgaggttgatgaGTTTGTCAACATATCAGCACAGCTAGTACAACCGCTTGATGATTTCTTTAATCATGTTTTTGTAATGGTG GAAGATGAAAGAATTCGAAAGAACAGGCTTGCTTTGCTGAAAAGAGTTGCTGACCTTCCAAGAGGAGTAGCTGACCTATCAATTTTGCCCGGATTTTGA
- the LOC126803035 gene encoding glycine--tRNA ligase, chloroplastic/mitochondrial 2 isoform X3: protein MDGMEITQFTYFQQAGSLQLSPVSVEITYGLERILMLLQGVDHFKKIQYADGITYGELFLENEKEMSAYYLEHAGVHHIKKQFDLSEEEARSLLASGLAIPAYDQLLKTSHAFNILDSRGFVGVTERARYFGRMRSLARQCAQLWLKTRESLGYPLGVVSETDNLICPKELVEAAVKKVHDTSRSFVLEIGIEEMPPQDVVDASQQLKDLIVQLLAKQRLGHGEVQAFSTPRRLVVSVGNLCTKQLENDVEVRGPPVSKSFDDQGNPTKAAEGFCRRYSVPLNSLYRKTDGKTKYIYARVVESARLALEVLSEDLPNAIARISFPKSMRWNSQVMFTRPIRWILAMHGDVVVPFTFAQILSGNLSYGLRNTPSATVTVETAESYAGVMRNAGINIEMEERKKKVIECSNTLARSVNGQAFIPDGLLNEVVNLVEAPVPVLGEFKRSFLELPSDLLTMVMQKHQKYFSVRNENGGLLPYFIAVANGAIDERVVRKGNEAVLRARYEDAKFFYEMDTRKSFSEFRSQLKGILFHEKLGTMLEKVQRLENMVGKLTLVLGMDDNTIKIVQHAASLAMSDLATAVVTEFTSLSGVMARHYALRDGNSEQVAEALFEIMLPRFSGDMLPKTDAGIVLSVADRLDSLVGLFAAGCQPSSTNDPFGLRRISYGLVQVLVEKDKYLDLQQALELAADVQPLKVDATTVKDAHQFITRRLEQYLVDKGISSEVVRSVLAERANRPYLAARTACKMEALLKGELFPKVLEAYSRPTRIVRGKDVDPHIEVDEAAFETDEERDLWISFLSVTNKICDGIEVDEFVNISAQLVQPLDDFFNHVFVMVEDERIRKNRLALLKRVADLPRGVADLSILPGF, encoded by the exons ATGGATGGGATGGAGATCACACAATTTACCTACTTTCAGCAG gCTGGAAGTCTTCAATTGTCACCAGTATCTGTTGAAATCACTTATGGTCTTGAGCGAATCCTCATGTTGCTTCAG GGAGTTGATCATTTTAAGAAAATTCAATATGCTGATGGAATTACATACGGGGAGCTATTTTTGGAGAATGA GAAGGAAATGAGTGCATACTATCTAGAGCATGCTGGTGTGCATCACATTAAAAAACAGTTTGATCTTTCTGAGGAGGAAGCTCGTTCCTTGCTTGCTTCAGGCCTAGCAATACCTGC GTATGATCAACTTCTGAAAACATCACATGCTTTCAATATATTAGACTCTAGAGGCTTTGTTGGGGTAACAGAGCGTGCTCGTTACTTTGGTCGAATGCGTAG TTTAGCTCGTCAGTGTGCGCAACTTTGGTTAAAGACGAGGGAATCCCTTGGTTATCCATTGGGTGTTGTTTCTGAAACTGATAATCTTATATGTCCCAAAGAGCTTGTGGAAGCAGCAGTCAAGAAG GTGCATGATACTTCAAGGTCATTTGTTTTAGAGATTGGAATTGAAGAGATGCCACCTCAAGACGTAGTTGATGCAAGCCAGCAA CTGAAAGATCTAATAGTGCAGTTACTAGCAAAGCAAAGGCTGGGCCATGGTGAAGTGCAAGCTTTCAGCACACCTCGCAGACTTGTG GTATCTGTTGGGAATCTCTGCACTAAACAACTGGAGAATGACGTTGAGGTTCGAGGGCCTCCTGTTTCAAAATCTTTTGATGATCAAGGAAATCCTACAAAG GCTGCCGAGGGATTCTGCCGGAGGTACTCTGTACCATTGAACTCATTATATCGAAAGACTGATG ggaaaacaaaatatatttatgcTCGTGTAGTAGAGTCTGCTCGACTTGCTTTGGAG gtTTTGTCTGAGGATTTGCCCAATGCAATTGCTAGAATATCATTTCCAAAATCAATGCGTTGGAACTCTCAG GTTATGTTTACCAGACCTATTCGTTGGATTTTAGCAATGCATGGAGATGTAGTTGTGCCCTTTACTTTTGCTCAAATTTTGAG TGGTAACCTGTCTTATGGTCTTCGTAACACTCCTTCCGCTACTGTCACG GTTGAAACTGCGGAATCGTATGCTGGTGTAATGAGGAATGCAGGGATCAATATTGAAATGGAG GAACGTAAGAAAAAAGTAATAGAATGTTCAAATACATTAGCCAGAAGTGTAAATGGGCAAGCATTTATTCCAGATGGCTTGCTTAATGAG gttgtaaatcttGTTGAGGCTCCTGTTCCAGTCCTTGGGGAGTTTAAAAGGTCCTTCTTAGAGCTTCCTAGCGATCTTCTGACGATG GTTATGCAGAAGCATCAGAAGTACTTTTCTGTGAGAAATGAGAATGGAGGGCTGTTGCCTTACTTCATTGCT GTGGCAAATGGAGCAATTGACGAGAGAGTGGTTAGAAAAGGAAATGAAGCTGTATTGAG AGCTCGCTATGAAGATGCTAAATTTTTCTATGAGATGGATACACGGAAAAGTTTTTCGGAATTTAGAAGTCAACTGAAGGGGATTCTTTTCCAT GAGAAGTTGGGGACAATGCTGGAGAAGGTGCAGCGTCTTGAGAATATGGTTGGCAAACTGACTTTAGTCCTTGGAATGGATGACAATACAATTAAAATTGTCCAGCATGCTGCATCCCTTGCTATGTCGGATCTAGCTACAGCAGTTGTCACAGAATTCACTTCTCTTTCAGGAGTAATGGCTCGCCACTATGCTCTTAGAGATGGCAATTCAGAGCAG GTTGCAGAGGCTTTGTTTGAGATTATGCTTCCTAGATTTTCTGGAGATATGCTTCCTAAAACTGATGCAGGCATAGTTCTGTCAGTAGCTGACAG atTAGATAGCCTTGTCGGATTATTTGCTGCTGGTTGTCAGCCCAGTTCTACTAATGACCCATTTGGCCTGCGACGAATATCTTATGGTCTT GTCCAGGTGTTGGTGGAAAAAGATAAGTATCTGGATTTACAACAAGCTTTGGAACTTGCAGCAGATGTGCAACCCTTGAAAGTAGACGCCACTACTGTAAAAGAT GCACATCAATTCATTACTCGGAGACTAGAACAATATCTG GTTGATAAGGGAATAAGTTCAGAAGTGGTACGATCTGTCCTTGCTGAGCGTGCAAACCGACCTTATCTTGCAGCAAGGACTGCTTGTAAA ATGGAAGCCTTGTTGAAAGGCGAGCTTTTTCCGAAGGTTCTTGAAGCATATTCTCGTCCTACAAGAATTGTCCGTGGAAAGGATGTGGACCCTCATATTGAG gTGGATGAGGCAGCCTTTGAGACAGATGAAGAGAGAGATCTATGGATTTCATTTTTATCGGTTACAAACAAAATATGCGATG gaattgaggttgatgaGTTTGTCAACATATCAGCACAGCTAGTACAACCGCTTGATGATTTCTTTAATCATGTTTTTGTAATGGTG GAAGATGAAAGAATTCGAAAGAACAGGCTTGCTTTGCTGAAAAGAGTTGCTGACCTTCCAAGAGGAGTAGCTGACCTATCAATTTTGCCCGGATTTTGA